The following coding sequences are from one Lipingzhangella halophila window:
- a CDS encoding site-specific tyrosine recombinase XerD, translating to MPSEDGVEGALGAAVRRYLDHLTVERGLAANTLSSYRRDLHRYVGYLAELGHCELAGVKPGDVTGFLAALREGDAENGPLADASAGRAVVAVRGLHAFALREGITDADPAREVRPPAPPRPLPKALSLEQVEALLRAAGAEGDHRALRDRALVELLYASGARISEAVGLDVDDVDHMGAPAADGDGAEQSGADEVGVVRFRGKGGKHRLVPIGRYARGAIDAYLVRARPALARSGRGTPALLLNARGGRLTRQGAWGVLRAAADRAGLGEASPHTLRHSFATHLLDGGADVRVVQELLGHASVTTTQVYTLVTADRLREVYAASHPRATR from the coding sequence GTGCCCAGCGAGGATGGCGTTGAGGGTGCCCTGGGGGCGGCCGTGCGGCGTTACCTCGACCATCTCACGGTGGAGCGCGGGCTGGCCGCGAACACCCTCAGCTCGTACCGCCGGGACCTGCACCGCTACGTCGGTTATCTCGCGGAGCTGGGGCACTGTGAGCTGGCCGGGGTGAAGCCGGGCGACGTCACCGGGTTCCTCGCGGCGCTGCGCGAGGGCGACGCCGAGAACGGTCCTCTGGCCGACGCCTCCGCCGGGCGCGCGGTGGTCGCGGTGCGCGGGCTGCACGCGTTCGCGCTGCGCGAGGGGATCACCGACGCCGACCCGGCGCGCGAGGTCCGGCCGCCGGCGCCGCCGCGCCCGCTGCCCAAAGCGCTCTCGCTGGAGCAGGTGGAGGCGCTGCTGCGGGCGGCCGGCGCGGAGGGGGACCACCGGGCCCTCCGCGACCGCGCGTTGGTGGAGCTGCTGTACGCCAGCGGGGCGCGGATCTCCGAGGCGGTGGGGCTCGACGTCGACGACGTCGACCACATGGGCGCGCCCGCCGCGGACGGGGACGGCGCCGAGCAGAGCGGCGCCGACGAGGTCGGTGTGGTCCGGTTCCGCGGCAAGGGGGGCAAGCATCGGCTGGTCCCGATCGGCCGCTATGCCCGCGGCGCCATCGACGCCTACCTCGTCCGGGCCCGTCCGGCCCTGGCCCGCTCCGGGCGCGGCACTCCCGCATTGCTGCTCAACGCGCGGGGCGGTCGGCTGACCCGGCAGGGCGCCTGGGGCGTGCTGCGCGCCGCCGCCGACCGGGCCGGGCTGGGGGAGGCCTCACCGCACACGTTGCGGCATTCCTTCGCCACGCATCTGCTCGACGGCGGTGCCGACGTGCGCGTGGTCCAGGAGCTTCTGGGGCACGCCTCGGTCACCACGACGCAGGTGTACACCCTGGTCACGGCGGACCGGCTGCGGGAGGTGTACGCGGCCAGCCATCCTCGCGCGACGCGGTGA